The following are encoded together in the Brassica napus cultivar Da-Ae chromosome A9, Da-Ae, whole genome shotgun sequence genome:
- the BNAA09G18280D gene encoding transcription factor KUA1 has product MTRRCSHCNHYGHNSRTCPSRGVMLFGVRLTGGSIRKSASMGNLLSHGHGSGSPGDVPDHVAGDGYTSEGFVAGSSSSRERKKGAIWTEEEHRMYLLGLEKLGKGDWRGISRKYVRTRTPTQVASHAQKHFMRLSDVSRRKRRSSLFDMIPHEGGDTPLDLQAPKAENTRVETKMQRGDSVHQTFACNSIHATIEESELMDSTNSTIKEPTPTTQVRSQPQPQRPGSYPVLYPGYFSPYYPFPFPVWSAGYVLEPAKKEETHEIFRPTAVHSKAPFNVNGLLGMTTKLSLGEPKENGESDQSLSLKLGGGSETRQSPFHPNA; this is encoded by the exons ATGACGCGGCGATGCTCTCACTGCAATCACTATGGTCACAACTCTAGGACATGTCCCAGTCGTGGGGTGATGCTTTTTGGTGTAAGGCTCACCGGAGGTTCGATCAGGAAAAGTGCTAGTATGGGAAATCTTCTTAGCCATGGGCATGGGTCGGGTTCTCCGGGTGATGTCCCTGACCATGTCGCTGGTGATGGTTACACTTCTGAGGGTTTCGTCGCTGGCTCTTCCTCTAGCCGCGAGAGAAAGAAAG GAGCTATATGGACAGAGGAAGAACATAGGATGTACTTGTTAGGTTTAGAGAAGCTAGGCAAAGGTGATTGGAGAGGCATTTCAAGAAAATATGTGAGGACAAGGACACCAACACAGGTTGCTAGCCATGCTCAGAAGCATTTCATGAGACTATCTGATGTGTCTCGTCGCAAAAGACGTTCTAGTCTCTTTGATATGATTCCTCATGAG GGAGGAGATACTCCATTGGATTTGCAAGCACCAAAAGCAGAGAACACTCGTGTGGAAACAAAAATGCAAAGGGGTGATTCGGTTCACCAGACATTTGCTTGTAATTCCATTCATGCAACAATCGAAGAATCTGAATTAATGGACTCAACAAACTCTACCATTAAGGAACCAACCCCAACCACACAAGTGCGTTCACAACCTCAACCGCAACGACCTGGCTCGTACCCGGTACTGTATCCAGGCTACTTCTCACCATATTACCCATTTCCATTCCCAGTATGGTCTGCGGGTTATGTTCTTGAACCAGCCAAGAAAGAGGAAACTCACGAGATTTTCAGACCGACTGCAGTGCACTCGAAAGCTCCCTTCAATGTCAATGGGCTTCTTGGTATGACTACTAAGCTCAGCCTTGGAGAGCCAAAAGAGAATGGTGAATCCGATCAGTCTCTTTCGCTGAAGCTAGGTGGAGGTTCAGAGACGAGACAATCACCATTTCACCCGAATGCTTAG
- the LOC106432054 gene encoding E3 ubiquitin ligase PQT3-like: protein MAIYYKFKSARDYDTIAMDGPFISVGILKDKIFETKHLGSGKDLDIVLSNAQTNEEYLDEAMLIPKNTSVLIRRVPGRPRITVITAQEPRIENKVEHVQAETSNSHVPEPSASKYPEDEFDEFGNDFYSIPAVQVAQHSNPCPVLAPTEEKVDEESKLQALIDTPALDWQRQGQDNFGAGRGYGRGMNGRMGGRGFGMERKTPPPGYICHRCNVPGHLIQHCPTNGDPTYDVKRVKPPTGIPKSMLVATPDGSYSLPSGAVAVLKPNEDAFEKEMEGLPSTTRSVGELPPELKCPLCKEVMKDAALTSKCCFQSFCDKCIRDHIIAKSKCVCGETDVLADDLLPNKTLRDAINRILEAGNDSIENAGSAGHITDLESARCLPPPKGRSPATSAASKGEKKPAHSNNNDAPTVKLPTEIAEITSAPRASAEDKVEKPVDACESTQGSVSVKEATVPKMNTQAPPKEEVQQQVAAGEPAKKKKKKPRVPGTDMQQWNHVPDLAGPDYNMMQMGPGPGPQYFNGMQPGFNGFHPGFNGFPGPFPGQMPPFMGYGINPMEMAFGRGMNMMHPDPFAAQGFGFPNIPPPHRDLAELGNRMNLQRAMMGRDEVEARKAEMLRKRENERRTEGGKVFRDGENSRMMMNNGTSASASSINPNKSRQAPPPPNSTEYDRRRRPERLSPEHHPPPRKSKSPSRDSKRKYERYPEERDRQRDRERSSRHQDLDREHDHRARDRRDEDRSRDHRHSHRDSDRNQHHHRKRSAPPPSEPTAATKSEMEKSSVFARISFPEEETSSKRRKVSSSSSASVAEPPVAVSTSMHRHSRKEIEVADYESSDEDRHFKRKPSRYERSPPVVITDVSDDKHRYSKRGKGERSRA from the exons ATGGCAATATATTACAAGTTTAAGAGTGCAAGGGATTACGATACCATCGCCATGGATGGTCCTTTTATATCAGTTGGTATTCTCAAAGACAAAATTTTCGAAACTAAGCATTTGGGCAGTGGTAAAGACCTTGATATTGTCCTCTCCAATGCCCAAACTAACGAAG aGTATCTGGATGAAGCGATGTTAATACCGAAGAATACATCTGTCCTTATTCGTCGAGTCCCAGGACGCCCTCGCATCACAGTTATTACTGCACAAGA GCCTAGAATCGAGAACAAAGTGGAACATGTTCAGGCTGAAACCAGCAATTCTCATGTTCCTGAACCGTCTGCATCGAAATAT CCTGAAGATGAGTTCGACGAGTTCGGGAATGATTTTTACTCCATTCCCGCTGTCCAAGTTGCCCAGCATAGTAATCCATGTCCTGTTCTTGCACCAACAGAAGAGAAAGTAGATGAAGAAAGCAAACTTCAGGCGTTGATTGACACCCCAGCACTTGACTGGCAGAG ACAAGGTCAAGATAATTTTGGGGCCGGGAGAGGTTACGGAAGGGGTATGAATGGAAGGATGGGTGGACGTGGTTTTG GAATGGAAAGGAAAACACCACCTCCGGGATATATTTGCCATCGTTGCAATGTCCCTG GACATTTAATTCAGCATTGCCCCACAAATGGTGACCCTACCTACGATGTTAAGAGAGTTAAACCACCTACTGGTATCCCCAAGTCCATGTTGGTGGCAACCCCTGATGGTTCTTATTCGTTGCCAAGTGGTGCAGTTGCAGTTCTTAAACCTAATGA GGATGCTTTTGAGAAGGAAATGGAGGGATTGCCGTCAACGACACGCTCTGTAGGAGAACTTCCGCCCGAGCTGAAGTGTCCGCTATGCAAAGAAGTAATGAAAGATGCTGCACTTACAAGCAAATGTTGTTTCCAGAGCTTCTGTGACAAGT GTATCCGGGATCACATTATTGCAAAGTCGAAGTGTGTCTGTGGAGAAACTGATGTACTTGCTGACGATCTTCTACCAAACAAGACGCTAAGGGATGCCATAAACCGTATTCTGGAAGCCGGAAACGATAGCATTGAGAATGCCGGCAGCGCGGGCCATATCACAG ATTTGGAGTCTGCACGCTGTCTTCCTCCTCCCAAGGGTCGATCTCCTGCTACATCTGCTGCATCTAAAGGCGAGAAGAAACCAGCTCATAGTAACAACAACGATGCTCCAACAGTAAAACTGCCAACGGAAATTGCAGAGATCACAAGTGCCCCTCGGGCATCGGCAGAAGATAAAGTGGAAAAGCCAGTGGATGCGTGTGAAAGCACTCAAGGGTCCGTTTCTGTGAAAGAAGCAACAGTCCCAAAGATGAATACGCAAGCTCCTCCCAAAGAAGAAGTGCAGCAACAGGTTGCTGCTGGAGAGCCAG caaaaaagaagaaaaagaaacccAGAGTTCCTGGAACTG ACATGCAACAATGGAATCATGTGCCGGATCTAGCAGGGCCTGACTATAATATGATGCAAATGGGTCCGGGTCCAGGTCCCCAGTACTTCAACGGCATGCAACCTGGCTTCAACGGCTTTCATCCCGGCTTTAATGGGTTTCCAGGCCCTTTTCCGGGCCAGATGCCTCCATTTATGGGGTACGGGATAAACCCAATGGAGATGGCATTTGGTAGGGGTATGAATATGATGCATCCAGATCCATTTGCTGCACAGGGATTTGGATTCCCTAACATACCACCACCTCACAG GGACTTGGCGGAGTTGGGAAACCGTATGAATCTCCAACGTGCCATGATGGGCAGAGACGAAGTCGAAGCTCGGAAAGCTGAGATGTTGAGAAAACGGGAAAACGAGAGACGAACCGAAGG TGGGAAGGTGTTTAGGGATGGAGAGAATAGCAGAATGATGATGAACAATGGGACTTCAGCGTCTGCATCATCCATCAACCCTAACAAATCT CGACAAGCACCTCCGCCACCGAATTCGACGGAGTACGACCGACGCAGACGGCCGGAGAGATTGTCTCCCGAGCATCATCCGCCGCCGCGTAAGTCAAAGTCTCCGTCTCGAGATTCCAAGAGAAAATACGAACGCTATCCCGAGGAACGTGATCGTCAACGCGACCGTGAAAGGTCGTCCCGTCACCAAGACCTAGATCGTGAACACGACCACCGCGCTCGCGACCGTCGCGATGAAGACAGAAGCCGAGACCACCGTCACAGCCACCGAGACTCGGATCGTAACCAACATCACCACCGTAAACGATCGGCACCTCCGCCGTCGGAGCCGACCGCTGCAACTAAATCAGAGATGGAAAAGTCAAGCGTGTTCGCTCGGATAAGCTTTCCGGAGGAAGAAACTTCCAGCAAACGAAGAAAGgtgtcttcgtcttcttctgcTTCCGTGGCGGAGCCGCCTGTCGCCGTCAGTACATCAATGCACCGTCACAGTCGTAAGGAGATTGAGGTAGCGGATTATGAGTCGAGCGACGAAGATAGGCATTTCAAGAGGAAGCCATCGAGGTACGAGCGATCTCCACCAGTGGTGATTACTGATGTGAGTGATGATAAGCATCGATACTCGAAACGCGGCAAGGGAGAGAGATCTCGAGCTtag
- the LOC106432053 gene encoding homeobox-leucine zipper protein HAT2: MILQLSVLPAFPLILWRLPCYSDEPTNPFHFNFLLLHLELKPLPRIYAHSFCPGFGYWAGSEFGPICSQDISGGGETSRKKLRLSKDQSAFLEDTFKEHNTLNPKQKVALAKKLNMTARQVEVWFQNRRARTKLKQTEVDCEYLKRCVEKLTEENRRLQKEAMELRTLKLSPQFYGQMTPPTTLIMCPSCERVAGPSSNHHQTHRPVAINPWVARAGQVAHGLDFEALRPRS; this comes from the exons ATGATACTGCAGCTTTCCG TCCTTCCTGCGTTTCCGTTGATCCTTTGGAGACTCCCTTGTTACTCCGACGAACCCACGAACCCTTTCCACTTCAACTTCCTG CTACTCCACCTTGAGCTAAAACCTCTGCCTCGCATCTATGCTCACAG CTTCTGTCCAG GATTTGGTTATTGGGCTGGAAGTGAATTTGGGCCCATATGCTCACAAGACATAAGCGGCGGCGGCGAAACGTCGAGGAAGAAGCTCCGGTTATCTAAGGACCAATCTGCTTTTCTTGAAGATACTTTCAAAGAACACAACACTCTCAATCCC AAGCAGAAGGTAGCTCTGGCCAAGAAATTGAACATGACCGCAAGACAAGTGGAAGTGTGGTTTCAGAACAGAAGAGCAAG AACAAAATTAAAGCAAACGGAGGTGGACTGTGAATACTTGAAACGATGCGTAGAGAAACTAACGGAGGAGAATCGTCGACTTCAGAAAGAGGCTATGGAGCTTCGAACTCTCAAGCTCTCTCCACAGTTTTACGGCCAAATGACTCCACCAACTACACTCATCATGTGTCCGTCCTGTGAGCGTGTGGCTGGGCCCTCATCAAACCATCACCAAACTCACCGGCCCGTTGCGATCAACCCATGGGTTGCTCGTGCTGGTCAAGTGGCTCATGGGTTGGATTTTGAAGCCTTGCGCCCACGATCGTGA
- the LOC106432021 gene encoding homeobox-leucine zipper protein HAT2: MMMGKEDLGLSLSLGVSQHNNPSSSISNNLHRFPWNQTFASTPDLGKIDVNSLPSTVDCEEEAGVSSPNSTISSTISGGKRSEREGISDHDEITPDRGYSRGTSDEEEDMLGFKPFV; encoded by the exons ATGATGatgggaaaagaagatcttGGTTTGAGCCTAAGCTTAGGTGTTTCACAACATAACAATCCTAGTTCTTCTATATCCAACAACCTCCATAGATTTCCATGGAACCAAACGTTCGCTTCTACACCAG ATCTTGGCAAAATAGACGTGAACAGTCTTCCATCAACGGTGGATTGCGAGGAGGAAGCAGGAGTTTCATCTCCTAACAGTACGATCTCGAGCACCATAAGCGGCGGGAAGAGGAGTGAGAGAGAAGGAATCTCCGACCACGATGAGATTACTCCGGATAGAGGTTACTCACGTGGAACCtccgacgaagaagaagacatgttaGGATTTAAACCCTTTGTCTAG
- the BNAA09G18270D gene encoding uncharacterized protein BNAA09G18270D, with protein MGDLSLNKDGTNQRRNRENEDSWHCLDSHRHGRSKSASSERDLHVSSDGASPFPKHYPRMQTSSVQTTANKKPKALNARQIFIKKHAPSQERASLERDVEQLHLRLQQEKSMRLVLEKAMGRASSSLSPRHRHFSSQAKELITEIELLEEEVANREHHVLSLYRNIFEETISRASSKQSSVISSPAHHHIKQPPRKHPSVISNAFCSSNNFPLKPWHAMVTFKDLSRKPSKKDQSSQFQDNSCLPSIKSCSGQAKSYSKDSVTEITPSQRTLKDHLYQCPSKLSEEMVKCMASVYFWICRSSMSADPEKRIKDSPILSRSATSNVVIPKNVMGEDRSWSCRSIVEVSLISSDKRIFSQASYAINNYRLLVEQLERVSINQMEGNAKLAFWINIYNALLMHAYLAYGVPANSLRRLALFHKSAYNIGGHIINANTIEYSIFCFRTPRNGRWLETIISTALRKKPSEDKVSLKFSLHNPEPSLCFALCTGALSDPVLKAYTATNIQEELEASKREFLRANMVVQKQKKVFLPKIIERFTKEASLSLDDLVRWLIDNSDEKLGESIQKCVEGNPNYKKASQVIEWLSYSSRFRYVFSKDLTMEKKPWWV; from the exons ATGGGTGATCTCAGTTTGAATAAAGACGGTACAAACCagagaagaaacagagaaaatgaagatTCTTGGCATTGCCTGGATTCTCATAGACATGGACGGTCTAAAAG TGCATCGTCAGAGCGAGATCTCCATGTTTCTAGTGATGGAGCTTCACCATTTCCCAAACATTACCCTAGAATGCAA ACATCCTCTGTTCAAACAACAGCAAACAAGAAACCAAAAGCTCTGAATGCTCGCCAgatatttatcaaaaaacatGCGCCTTCACAAGAAAGAGCATCTCTGGAACGAGAT GTTGAGCAGCTTCATCTGCGTCTACAACAAGAAAAGTCTATGAGATTGGTGTTAGAGAAAGCTATGGGGCGTGCTTCAAGTAGCTTATCTCCAAGGCACAGACATTTTTCTTCTCAG GCAAAGGAACTTATCACTGAGATCGAATTGCTTGAAGAAGAAGTCGCGAATCGCGAGCATCATGTGCTCTCTTTGTACCGGAATATCTTTGAAGAGACAATAAGCAGAGCATCTTCAAAGCAAAGCTCAGTGATTTCTTCTCCAGCTCATCATCATATAAAGCAGCCACCAAGAAAACACCCAAGTGTCATTTCAAATGCATTTTGTTCCTCTAATAACTTCCCTCTAAAGCCTTGGCATGCTATGGTTACTTTTAAAGATTTGAGCAGAAAACCCTCCAAAAAGGATCAGTCTTCTCAGTTCCAGGATAATAGCTGTCTTCCTTCAATAAAAAGTTGCTCAGGCCAAGCAAAA TCCTATTCAAAGGATTCAGTAACGGAGATAACTCCATCACAGAGAACTCTTAAGGATCATTTGTACCAATGCCCTAGCAAGTTGTCTGAAGAAATGGTCAAGTGTATGGCTTCAGTGTACTTCTGGATTTGCAGAAGTTCCATGTCAGCAGATCCTGAGAAGAGGATAAAAGATTCACCAATCCTATCAAGATCGGCGACTAGCAATGTGGTTATTCCCAAGAATGTTATGGGTGAAGACCGATCTTGGTCATGCAGATCCATAGTGGAAGTATCTTTGATCTCATCAGACAAGAGAATATTCTCGCAAGCATCATATGCTATTAACAACTATAG GCTCCTTGTTGAACAACTGGAGAGAGTTTCTATAAATCAAATGGAAGGAAATGCAAAATTAGCATTTTGGATCAACATCTACAATGCTCTCCTTATGCAT GCATACCTAGCATATGGTGTACCAGCTAATTCTCTCAGAAGGTTAGCTTTGTTTCACAAG TCTGCGTATAATATCGGTGGACACATCATAAATGCAAACACCATTGAATACTCCATCTTCTGCTTCCGGACTCCACGAAATGGACGT TGGCTTGAGACCATAATCTCCACCGCCTTGAGGAAGAAGCCAAGTGAAGATAAAGTAAGCTTAAAGTTCAGCCTTCACAACCCAGAGCCATCTCTCTGCTTTGCTCTTTGCACTGGTGCACTCTCAGATCCAGTG TTAAAGGCATACACTGCCACAAACATTCAAGAGGAACTAGAAGCTTCGAAAAGGGAGTTTCTACGGGCGAACATGGTAGTACAAAAACAGAAGAAAGTGTTCTTGCCTAAGATTATTGAGAGGTTTACAAAGGAAGCTTCTCTTAGCCTTGACGATTTGGTGAGATGGTTAATAGATAACTCAGACGAAAAGCTTGGGGAATCAATACAAAAATGCGTGGAAGGTAACCCAAACTACAAGAAAGCGTCTCAGGTGATTGAATGGTTGTCATACAGTTCAAGGTTTCGTTATGTATTCTCAAAGGACTTGACGATGGAGAAAAAGCCTTGGTGggtttaa